From a region of the Nyctibius grandis isolate bNycGra1 chromosome 10, bNycGra1.pri, whole genome shotgun sequence genome:
- the MYOT gene encoding myotilin isoform X4 — protein MYNKQASIDSMQKTSDQEIRGTKEALIQDLEKKLRCKDNLLQNGNQRLTYEERMARRLLGPVNAATVLEAQSEDNMQNAQHQNAENIRLQVPTTHVRSRPSSRGDERGHDSIQEKFFQPRFTQVPEDVIIEEGRFCRLDFKVSGLPTPDVMWYQNGRMVHQDQFHKMIVSEKGFHSFIFEAVKSSDAGTYECVAVNRAGEASFAVKVEVIAKEHHTPPTFIFKPQSKKVFEGDTARLECQISAIPTPRIYWKRNNEMVQYNTDRISLLHDNTGRICLLIHNANKKDAGWYTVSAVNGAGVATCHARLEVATHANKPIPAPKQLRVRPTFSKYLALNGRGLDVKQAFSPEGEFQRLAEQSGLYESDEL, from the exons ATGTATAACAAACAAGCTAGCATCGACTCTATGCAGAAGACATCAGACCAAGAAATTCGAGGAACAAAAGAGGCCCTCATTCAGGACTTGGAAAAGAAACTCCGATGCAAAGACAACCTTCTCCAGAATGGCAACCAG CGATTAACTTATGAAGAAAGAATGGCTCGGAGGCTGCTCGGACCAGTAAATGCTGCAACTGTGTTGGAAGCACAAAGTGAAGACAACATGCAGAACGCACAG CACCAGAATGCAGAAAACATCAGGCTGCAGGTTCCTACAACACATGTAAG GAGCAGACCATCCTCAAGAGGAGATGAACGTGGACATGACTCAATccaggaaaaattttttcagcCACGTTTTACACAAGTGCCTGAAGATGTAATTATTGAGGAGGGGCGATTCTGCAGGCTCGACTTCAAA GTTAGTGGGCTGCCGACTCCAGATGTGATGTGGTATCAGAATGGAAGGATGGTTCATCAAGACCAGTTCCATAAAATGATAGTGTCAGAAAAGGGATTCCACTCATTCATTTTTGAAGCAGTCAAATCATCTGATGCAGGGACATATGAATGTGTGGCTGTCAACCGTGCAGGAGAAGCATCTTTTGCAGTAAAAGTGGAAGTAATTG CAAAAGAACATCACACGCCTCCAACTTTCATCTTCAAGCCACAAAGCAAAAAGGTTTTTGAAGGAGATACAGCTAGACTCGAATGCCAGATCTCTGCTATCCCAACACCCCGGAtttactggaaaagaaacaacgAAATGGTACAATATAATACAGACCGAATAAG CTTGTTACATGACAATACTGGAAGGATTTGCCTTCTGATTCATAATGCAAACAAGAAAGATGCTGGGTGGTATACCGTATCTGCTGTCAACGGAGCTGGTGTGGCCACATGCCATGCCAGGCTGGAGGTTGCAA caCATGCAAACAAGCCAATTCCAGCCCCAAAGCAGTTACGGGTTCGACCAACTTTTAGCAAGTATTTGGCACTTAATGGAAGAGGACTGGACGTGAAACAAGCTTTCTCACCTGAAGGAGAGTTTCAGCGTTTGGCTGAGCAGTCTGGACTCTATGAAAGTGACGAACTTTAA
- the MYOT gene encoding myotilin isoform X3, translating to MNTQPRISESYSQPMYNKQASIDSMQKTSDQEIRGTKEALIQDLEKKLRCKDNLLQNGNQRLTYEERMARRLLGPVNAATVLEAQSEDNMQNAQHQNAENIRLQVPTTHVRSRPSSRGDERGHDSIQEKFFQPRFTQVPEDVIIEEGRFCRLDFKVSGLPTPDVMWYQNGRMVHQDQFHKMIVSEKGFHSFIFEAVKSSDAGTYECVAVNRAGEASFAVKVEVIAKEHHTPPTFIFKPQSKKVFEGDTARLECQISAIPTPRIYWKRNNEMVQYNTDRISLLHDNTGRICLLIHNANKKDAGWYTVSAVNGAGVATCHARLEVATHANKPIPAPKQLRVRPTFSKYLALNGRGLDVKQAFSPEGEFQRLAEQSGLYESDEL from the exons ATGAACACTCAACCGAGGATATCAGAAAG TTACTCACAACCCATGTATAACAAACAAGCTAGCATCGACTCTATGCAGAAGACATCAGACCAAGAAATTCGAGGAACAAAAGAGGCCCTCATTCAGGACTTGGAAAAGAAACTCCGATGCAAAGACAACCTTCTCCAGAATGGCAACCAG CGATTAACTTATGAAGAAAGAATGGCTCGGAGGCTGCTCGGACCAGTAAATGCTGCAACTGTGTTGGAAGCACAAAGTGAAGACAACATGCAGAACGCACAG CACCAGAATGCAGAAAACATCAGGCTGCAGGTTCCTACAACACATGTAAG GAGCAGACCATCCTCAAGAGGAGATGAACGTGGACATGACTCAATccaggaaaaattttttcagcCACGTTTTACACAAGTGCCTGAAGATGTAATTATTGAGGAGGGGCGATTCTGCAGGCTCGACTTCAAA GTTAGTGGGCTGCCGACTCCAGATGTGATGTGGTATCAGAATGGAAGGATGGTTCATCAAGACCAGTTCCATAAAATGATAGTGTCAGAAAAGGGATTCCACTCATTCATTTTTGAAGCAGTCAAATCATCTGATGCAGGGACATATGAATGTGTGGCTGTCAACCGTGCAGGAGAAGCATCTTTTGCAGTAAAAGTGGAAGTAATTG CAAAAGAACATCACACGCCTCCAACTTTCATCTTCAAGCCACAAAGCAAAAAGGTTTTTGAAGGAGATACAGCTAGACTCGAATGCCAGATCTCTGCTATCCCAACACCCCGGAtttactggaaaagaaacaacgAAATGGTACAATATAATACAGACCGAATAAG CTTGTTACATGACAATACTGGAAGGATTTGCCTTCTGATTCATAATGCAAACAAGAAAGATGCTGGGTGGTATACCGTATCTGCTGTCAACGGAGCTGGTGTGGCCACATGCCATGCCAGGCTGGAGGTTGCAA caCATGCAAACAAGCCAATTCCAGCCCCAAAGCAGTTACGGGTTCGACCAACTTTTAGCAAGTATTTGGCACTTAATGGAAGAGGACTGGACGTGAAACAAGCTTTCTCACCTGAAGGAGAGTTTCAGCGTTTGGCTGAGCAGTCTGGACTCTATGAAAGTGACGAACTTTAA